In the genome of Vibrio ziniensis, the window ATATCGGAATCGTGAGTTTTGGTGCCGAGGTTATTATGTAGATACGGTAGGTAAGAATACGAGCAAGATACAGAGTTACATAAAGCACCAACTAGAGCAGGATAAAATGGGAGAGCAATTGTCGATCCCGTATTCAGGTAGCCCGTTTGCGGGCCGCAGGAAATAGTCATATGCAAATGTCAGATCACTACGCGCCTGCTAGGGCGCTGCCAGTAGTAGAGCCTTATAGGCGCATATGAAAAACCACCGGCTATGCCGGTGGATACTTTTTTGGAGAAAACACCCGATGAAATTTGAAACCTTGGCTCAAGTTCCAGAGCCAATTCGCCAGTTTTACCACGAAGATATTCGTCACGAGCCAACAGGTAATAAAGTCTCGGAAAGTTACACTTACCAGGATGAATCTGGGCAGGACATTTCTGCAGAGCGTTTGGTGGATGAATACGCCGATGTAATTTATGTGGTTATCAACGTTCGTCATGATTTGAAGTCTTGGTCTGATGTTGAGTTAGCCAAAGCTCGATCAACGTACGAAACTACTCGCTACTTTATCGAAAAAGCGTATGAAAGCGATTTATGGGCATTCCATGATGCTTATCTGGCGTGGCTTGAGAGTGAACCCTCTCTCGATGATGAAGAGTCTCAAGAACTGGCCGAAGCGGCTGTCACAGCTTGGCTTGAATTAGAGCCAGTGAATGAAGTAACTAGCTTAGAAAGTTCGCTGGGCAAGTATCACCAGGAGCTGGCAAAGCAGTACCGCGAATCCGTCATCGAAGGGAACATCGTTGTTTATGATGCTGAGTGGCAGATAGATAAAGAAGGCCGCGACAACATGAACGAAGCGATAGCCTACGCAGACCGAACGGGTTTATTAGGAGACACGTCAAGAGGTTGGATCCTTGCTGATAACACTCTGCGTGAAACCACGGTTGATGAGTTGCGTGGAGTTCTTAATGCTTACGCTGAGCGTTTGGGGCAAGTGTTTGAGGCGTATGCAGTATGGAGAGATGGAGACAAGTTAGAGAAATTTGAATTCTAGCTCAAAAAATCCTCGGGGATTTATGTTCTTGTCGCTCTAGTTTTGCCAATTCTTGAATGACAGCATTCAGATTGAGAATGGAACAACAATAAAAGTTATTTGCTTCTATTGACGGCTAGAATCATTTTTTAATAAAGTTCTGATATCACTAAAATAATTATAATAGCTCACCATCAATAAAATAAGTAAATACTTGGTTTGTCGTTAGGCCAAGTCTGGGTTGTCTATATACGATTTCACTTACGCTATATGAGGGTGTCGTAAACCAGAGCCATTAACGATCAAATAATATTAATAAAGAGCTGTGGTATGAAATTTAAGAAGTCGTTTAGTTGTCTATTCTTTTCTATTTTGTCATCAAACGTAGTAGCTGTTGAGTACGGCACTGCTGTTACTGAAGCGCAATATGAAGCAATGAATTACGTTGTGAACATTGCGACAGAGCAGGGTACTTGTGGAGCTCAATTAATTGCAGGTCAATGGTTAATCACAGCTCGTCACTGTACTCCGTCTTGGGATGCAGATGACAGCGGTGTAAAATCAGATGATTTAGCGGTCACTGGTGACACTTTTAACATTGTTGTATACCAAGGTGTTGGCGGTGCGTTAGGTTTTTATAACGACATCAGCTCTCGTGTTGTCTACCAAGGTAGTGCAGAGTTATACACTATGGGTGCAAAGGAAGAAGCCCTAGCTGTAATGGAAACTATTTGGGAGGAATCTGGGATTGAGACCAAATTAACCTCAATATTCAATTACGGCAGTATTTCAACGGGAACCATCGTCGAAGTACCTTACACATACAGTGAAGTGGGAGTTAGCTTTAGTGATGTTACTTACTCAGACCTTGCTTTGATTAAGTTATCGAATCCTATTGCTTACCAAAGTACTTTAAAATTAGGTGTTATTTCTGACTTAACAGAACTTTCTAAGTCAGTGCCTAGTTCCATGGTAGGTATCGATGAATGGTCTAATTCACAAAATATCAATGTAGACCAATCCTTTACTTTTTTTGGGTGGGGTCGCAATGAGAACAGTGAAACTGTATACCAGATGCATTATGGCACACAAACAGTAACCAAAGTGCCAATGAATGTAAGTTGTAGCTATTATGTCGAGTTAGTTGTAGATGGGTGGCCCGAATACTCAAGGTACGATTGCAAACAAGAGGCATATGATGAATTTACTTCATTAGAAGGCTTTAGCTCATACTTACCGAACCTATCCGTAAGCCTACAAACATGGCTTAAAGCGGCAGGGGATGATGGTATGAGTGGTGACAGTGGCACTGCGGTACTACTTGATAACACCATGTACGGTGTGGTTTCGTCAGGTGCGTATGGTCTATCAACTAGTTACCAAAGTCTCGAATCTCAGATGGATTGGATTCTCGGTCAAATCAACGCTTTGAACGTCCCGACTAAGATGGAGTTCCTAAACAGCGATAACGTAACCACGTTCGATGTAGAGGTACAAAACTTGTCAAAAACGGAAGAAGCTTTAGATATTGCCGTATCTGACTCAAACGTGACACTTGATACTAGTGACTGTCCTGAGACATTAGGCAGCTTGGAATCTTGCAAAGTAACAGTAACTATTGGTGATGATGCAGATGTTTCGGAATTTACTATTCAGTTTAATCAACAGACCAATACAACCGTAAGCTTCGTGGAAAAATACACGGGCCAAACTTGGGACGACTTATACGGCGGCGATGACGACTCTACGGATGATGGTGATTCAGATGATTCAGATGATGATACCGATACAGACAATGGAGGCGACACCGACAACGGTGACTCAGGTGATGATACTGCGGGAGACAGCGGCTCAAGTGCTGGTGGTAGCAGCGGCGGTTCTACAGGAACTTTAAGCGTACTAGCATTATTTGCTGCATGTGTTTTACGTCGTAAAGCGCAAAAAGCCTAGTTATTGCTAAAATAGCGAACAACTATTTTAAATAAGAAGAGCGCTCCGATTGGGGCGCTTTCTACTTGTGTCTGAAATTATAAAATGCCCGAAGTGCTAGAATGGTTTAATAGCTGAAACTAAGTAGCGATAATCTCGCTTCATACAGTAGGGTGTTTTTCACACTATCAGCGCATTCTGGCTACAGCTTGAGTAAATATATTGAGTAGCGGATTTAGGTTCAAATTCACACCAGCTATATTGGCGTCGATCCAATCTTGTTCTGTAATTTGTGGCCAGTGGATTTCATATCCAAGGATGAAGACCATTTCCTCAAAAAAGAATCTTAAGGCACGACCGTTACCTTCTCTAAATGGATGAAGCAGATTGAGTTCACAAAATAAATCCGCTAGTTGATGTATGAATTCTTCGTGGGAGGAAGCATGTTCAAGGTTGGAAATCGTTTGGAATAGCTTATTTGCTTCCGGTTCAATTCTTGTAAAAGTGCAAAAACGAGTCGTACCTTTGGAGATGTCCACTTCTCTCGTTTTTCCAGCCCAAGAGTAAATGTCTTGAAATAGGTAAAAATGTAGATATTTAAGGTGGGGAAAATTCAGTTGTTGCAGTTCTTCTATGTTACTTTCGTAAGAACGATACCGTTCGGTAGTAAACTCAATTTCGGCTTCAGATAGCTCTACTGCATCATGTATATTAAGAAGATTGACTAAAACGTCTGTGTCTGGATAACAGTACTTATCTTCACCTGAGCCATACTTATCGCGCATATTTACGTTTAAGTTCGGAAATTGAACGAGGTTTGTCTTTCGTTTTTAGACTCAAACCTTCATAACTCAAGCTGGTCTTATAGTTTTCAAGGTTTGGAGTGAATTTTTCTTTGCGTGAAGATTGATTCGAAACTGATGACATACCGTATATCCTTAGCAAACTATTCCAATCATTGTACATGAGTTAACTCTAGCTGTCATTGCGTCAAACTGTGGAGATATTTGGTGTCTACTACTGCTTTAATGAAATAAAATTCAAGACGTTATGTGTTGGAATTAAATAGCTGATTCAAAATGCCCCATTTTCGCCCCATGGATTAGTTTTTATATTTTAACTTATTGATTATAAATAAAAACATACCTATCGTACCTGATATGTTCGATAGATGGTATTAGAAAAAAGGCTTTGTAGAAAAGCTTTAACATGGTGTTTTATGGGGGCAAAAAAGGGGCATTTTGTGCTGTGTTATTTGCAAAAGGGGCATAAAAGGGACAGTAAAAGAAATATGTGGATATATACAGGTGTTTATGTAACTAGCTGAAATTAAAAGAAATTATTAATTTATCTTTTTAAAACAACTGGTTACTTATACATGCTGTAACATTCTGCCCAGTACTTTTTGTGTTGATGGATAGGAGTAATATTGCTGTACATATTTTGACCTTGTATTTGAGAGGTGCGCATTATAGCGACTTGAACATGGAGTATCTAGCGGAACATCACCTCATCTTTGTTGGGGGATTTTTCTATGTTGATAAAGATAGGCAAGTCCGCAGAGATAGGAAAGATAACTGGGCTTTGCTATTATCGCCCTCTATTAAATCTGGCTTAGTTATTTGAAATTATGGTTTATTCACTACTCTCTGTTTTCGCTCCTATGCTTTTAGGTGCTCAAATCATTTTGACGATGATTTTGGTCAAAGGTGAAATTTGTCCTGGTCAACGTGGACGTTTGCATAAGGTTCTACCTTCTTTAGGTGTACTTTGGTTAGCGGTCGCTTCTATTAAAATTGAAGCATTTATGGTGGTTTTTGCCATTTTCTATTTTTACTCACGTGTTCAAACCACCAAAACTCGTGATGAAGGGCCGCTATGGGTTCTTTATTTAGTTAACGGGCTTTCCTTGGCTTACGTTGGCATCCTCATTGGTGAAGCGCCAAGTTGGAGCGCATCGCTATCACTATTTATGATGATCTTTTTGCTTGGCTCGGTTTTCGCGAACATGCTTTTGTCTATTGCTCGCAGTCGACTTGATGCGTTTCATCGAATCTTGCCTGTGGTGGGGATCTTGTCTGCGATGGCAACGACAGTGTGTATTGTTCCGTTTACTTACACCCTTGAAAGCGAAACTCTATCTGAACTTACTATGCCGCTGCTGATCAGTTTTAGTTTGCTTATCGCCGGAATTGTATTTTGGAGCTGGCATATCATTACCGCGAAGAAACCGGAGAAAGGTCAGTTAAGCGTAGCTTTCTTATTCGTGTTGCTTGCTTGCACCGGTTTTCATAGTTTGTATCTGATCCAATAGTTGGAATTTTACTCCCGAGAGCAAAATTACTTTTCTTGTAAGAAATCCAGACTAGGCTTAGTAAGTGGGTTTTGTTCAAAGGAGTGCCAATATGGATCTGAGCAACGTTAATAAACTGGACAGTATTATTCTCTTAGGGATAGTGAACGAGAAGTTACGCTTAGAGTGTGACAGTTTGGATGAACTGGTTTCTACCTATGAGATGGATGTTGAAAACGTGGTTGGTAAATTAAGCCATCTCGGCTTTCGTTATGATCCTTTAACCAACCAATTCAAATCTTCAGGTCGCTAAGTTTAATCGCATTGTTAAGCCATCTTGATCCCTTCAAGGTGGCTTTTGCATTGCTGTCTTGCGGTTGCGAAAAACGTTTGTAAGTAACGTTTTTCTTTTTCACTATTACGTACGGCTGCAAATAATCGTCGCCATAAGCCGTTACCGAGCGGTTTACTGGTAATCAATCCTTGGCGCGAAAATTCACTGATTGCCCAATTAGGTAAAGCTGCGACCCCTAAACCTGCTGAGACCATTTGTACGAGCATCAACGTATTGTCTGCTTGTTTCCACTTAGCTGGTTCTACACCAGCTGGCTGCAGGAAGTGCTTTACTACATCTAAACGTTGTTTCTGTACTGGGTAGCTTAACAACGTTTGATCCACCAAGTCTTCTGGCTCAATCCATTCTTTGCTTGCAAGAGGGTGGTTAGTTGCGGTGATTAAGCGCATTTCAAAATCAAACAGCGGCTCATAGTGTACTTCTGAACGCGGAAGGATGTCGGAGGTAATCACTAAATCCAGTTCACCCGCTAATAAGGCGGGTAAAGGTTCAAAACCAAAACCAGAGGAAAAGTCTAAAGCAACACTTGGCCACGCAACTTGATATTCTCTTAACGCAGGCATAAGCCACTGGAAACAGGAGTGGCATTCAATCGCCATATGCAGTCTGCCGTTCACATCTTCTTTTAAGCTTGCTAGTTCATTCTCAGCTTTTGCAATTTTCGGCAAAATGTCATCCGCCAGTTTAAGCAGAATTTCACCTTCGGATGTGAACTTAACCGGGCGGGTTTTTCGTAGGAAAAGTTGTCCTCCTAGCCTCGCTTCAAGATCTTTGATCTGATGAGAAAGAGCTGATTGAGTTAAATGTAGTGATGTTGCAGTGGACGTCAATGACCCAGTGTCACGTAGCGACGCAATCGTGCGTAAATGTTTTAGCTCTATCATGAGATTTCCTCATCATTCTGTATGCATCATGAATTTAAACCCAAGTTACGCTCTTTTTTTGGAGCTGTAAACATCTAGACGTCTGTTTGTGGATTTAATTCAACGTAAGCTAAAGCTGTAAGTGTGTAGGTTTTGCTTTGTGGGGCTTTTCCTATTTTGTTGTCGTCCAACAGGTTTGAGAGGTTGGGTTTTACAAAAAAATATATTTAATCAATTAGTTATGATGGTTTTTTGTTGGTTTTGTTGTTTTCCGGAAGTTAGGTTAATTAGCGGTGCTTCAGTTAACATCCGTCTTCGCTCCTATTT includes:
- a CDS encoding DUF4376 domain-containing protein — its product is MKFETLAQVPEPIRQFYHEDIRHEPTGNKVSESYTYQDESGQDISAERLVDEYADVIYVVINVRHDLKSWSDVELAKARSTYETTRYFIEKAYESDLWAFHDAYLAWLESEPSLDDEESQELAEAAVTAWLELEPVNEVTSLESSLGKYHQELAKQYRESVIEGNIVVYDAEWQIDKEGRDNMNEAIAYADRTGLLGDTSRGWILADNTLRETTVDELRGVLNAYAERLGQVFEAYAVWRDGDKLEKFEF
- a CDS encoding trypsin-like serine protease, translating into MKFKKSFSCLFFSILSSNVVAVEYGTAVTEAQYEAMNYVVNIATEQGTCGAQLIAGQWLITARHCTPSWDADDSGVKSDDLAVTGDTFNIVVYQGVGGALGFYNDISSRVVYQGSAELYTMGAKEEALAVMETIWEESGIETKLTSIFNYGSISTGTIVEVPYTYSEVGVSFSDVTYSDLALIKLSNPIAYQSTLKLGVISDLTELSKSVPSSMVGIDEWSNSQNINVDQSFTFFGWGRNENSETVYQMHYGTQTVTKVPMNVSCSYYVELVVDGWPEYSRYDCKQEAYDEFTSLEGFSSYLPNLSVSLQTWLKAAGDDGMSGDSGTAVLLDNTMYGVVSSGAYGLSTSYQSLESQMDWILGQINALNVPTKMEFLNSDNVTTFDVEVQNLSKTEEALDIAVSDSNVTLDTSDCPETLGSLESCKVTVTIGDDADVSEFTIQFNQQTNTTVSFVEKYTGQTWDDLYGGDDDSTDDGDSDDSDDDTDTDNGGDTDNGDSGDDTAGDSGSSAGGSSGGSTGTLSVLALFAACVLRRKAQKA
- a CDS encoding Fic/DOC family protein, with protein sequence MRDKYGSGEDKYCYPDTDVLVNLLNIHDAVELSEAEIEFTTERYRSYESNIEELQQLNFPHLKYLHFYLFQDIYSWAGKTREVDISKGTTRFCTFTRIEPEANKLFQTISNLEHASSHEEFIHQLADLFCELNLLHPFREGNGRALRFFFEEMVFILGYEIHWPQITEQDWIDANIAGVNLNLNPLLNIFTQAVARMR
- a CDS encoding DUF4250 domain-containing protein gives rise to the protein MDLSNVNKLDSIILLGIVNEKLRLECDSLDELVSTYEMDVENVVGKLSHLGFRYDPLTNQFKSSGR
- the metR gene encoding HTH-type transcriptional regulator MetR translates to MIELKHLRTIASLRDTGSLTSTATSLHLTQSALSHQIKDLEARLGGQLFLRKTRPVKFTSEGEILLKLADDILPKIAKAENELASLKEDVNGRLHMAIECHSCFQWLMPALREYQVAWPSVALDFSSGFGFEPLPALLAGELDLVITSDILPRSEVHYEPLFDFEMRLITATNHPLASKEWIEPEDLVDQTLLSYPVQKQRLDVVKHFLQPAGVEPAKWKQADNTLMLVQMVSAGLGVAALPNWAISEFSRQGLITSKPLGNGLWRRLFAAVRNSEKEKRYLQTFFATARQQCKSHLEGIKMA